The DNA sequence AGAGGAACATTGCACTAACGAGTTATGAGTGTAGCGTTTAGAGTTATGCCCAAAACATACTCACAACTCATAACCCATAACTCAGAACTCTACACTCAGAACCCATAACTTTAAAAAAAATGCCAATCTATCATAAACTCGGAAAGATTCCCCAAAAACGGCACATCCAGTTTGAAAAGCCTGAAGGGGGGCTATATTATGAGCAGTTGTTCGGCACCATCGGTTTTGATGGCATGTCTTCATTGCTCTATCATATTCATAGGCCTACACAGGTAAAGGAAGTTGAAAAACCTCTGGATGTAAATCCGAAGATCGCGGTAGCCAAAAACATTACCTCCCGAAAATTGATAGGGTTTGATATCAAGCCGAAAGATGATTTTCTCGAGGCCCGTGAACCCCTTTTGGTGAACAGTGATGTACATGTTGGGCTAGCTGCGCCGAAGAAATCCCTGACCGAGTATTTTTACAAGAATGCCGATGCCGATGAGATGCTGTTCGTTCACAAAGGTTCAGGTACCTTGAAGACTTTTTTGGGAAACATTCCCTTTGAGTATGGCGATTACCTGATCATACCCCGTGGCATGATCTACCAGATTGAATTCGATTCGGAAGACAATCGCATTCTCTATGCGGAGTCGTTTCACCCTATCTACACTCCCAAACGCTACCGCAACTGGTTCGGGCAATTGTTGGAGCATTCTCCCTTCTGTGAGCGCGATTACAAACTTCCCCAAGATTTGGAGGTCCATGATGAAAAGGGAGCGTTTCTAATGAAAATCAAAAAACAGGGCATGTTGCATAGTCTGGTCTATGCCACACATCCCTTCGATGTGGTCGGATGGGATGGCTATAATTTCCCTTACGGATTTTCAATCCACAACTTTGAACCGATTACGGGTCGTGTACACCAGCCACCACCCGTGCACCAAACCTTCGAGACCGGGGCATTTGTGGTATGTTCGTTCTGCCCAAGGCTGTACGACTATCATCCAAAAGCGATTCCGGCGCCATACAATCATTCCAACATCGATTCTGATGAGGTATTGTACTATGTCGATGGCGATTTTATGAGCCGTACCGGTATTGGCCCGGGCTACATTTCACTGCACCCGGCAGGTATTCCCCATGGGCCACACCCAGGCACTTATGAGGCCAGTATCGGCAAAAAGGGAACAGAAGAGCTAGCGGTCATGATCGATACGTTCAAGCCGTTACAACTTACCGAGAATGCCATGAAAATCGATGATGGCAAGTATTACAGCTCTTGGTTAGAATAAACTAAAAACACAAAAATGTCATTTCGATGGGGTGAAGCGGCAAGAAATCTAGATTTCCCGATTGTTGCGTACCGATAGCCATTGGGAGTTATCTGAACCCATTTCAAAATGACAAAACACATCGCTATAGCATGATCATAAACATACCTGAAAACTCAGATTTTTCGATCCATAACATTCCATTCGGAATTTTTTCCACAAAAGATAGAAGTCCGCGTGCCGGTGTTGCCGTAGGCGACCATATTTTAGATTTGGCGGCCACGGCAGAATTGGATGTATTTGATTTCAATACAGCGGTATTCGAACGCAAAGACCTCAACGATTTCATTTTTTTGGGAAAGGAAATCACCTCAAAAGTTCGAAAAGACATTCAACATTGGCTACAAGATGATGCCTCGCCATTGGCAGGAAAACCAGAACTTTTTGTGAAACGGTCAGAGGCCCGGATGCACATGCCCGTTTGCGTGGGCGACTATACCGATTTCTATTCGAGCATCGAGCATGCCACCAATGTGGGCAAAATGTTCCGCGACCCTGAGAACGCCCTGTTGCCCAACTGGAAGCATATTCCCGTGGGGTACCATGGCAGGGCAAGTTCGATAATTATCAGCGACCAACCCATTTATCGCCCCAAGGGCCAGACCTTGCCAAAAGATTCGAACACACCCGTTTTCGGTCCATCACAGCGATTGGATTTTGAGCTCGAAATGGGTTTTGTTGTTGGAAAGAAAACGACCTTGGGCGAATCAGTCTCTACGGCTGAAGCAGAAGACTATATCTTCGGATTGGTATTGTTCAATGATTGGTCGGCCCGTGATATACAGAAATGGGAGTACGTGCCTCTAGGACCTTTTTTGGCCAAAAACTTTGCCTCTTCCATCTCGCCATGGATAGTTACGTTAGATGCTCTGGAACCATTTAAAGTCGAAGGGCCTGAACAAAAACCCGAAGTACTCCCCTATTTGCAATATGAGGGAAAGAAGAATTATGACATTGATCTAGAAGTGGCCTTGGCCCCCGAAAACGGCGAAGCCGAAACGATATGCCGTTCCAACTTCAAATATATGTACTGGAACATGGCCCAACAATTGGCGCACCATACGGTGAACGGTTGTAATGTTCACGTAGGCGACATGATGGCCTCAGGTACCATTTCAGGTAAGGGTGAAGATTCATATGGCTCTATGCTTGAACTGGCCTGGATGGGCACTAAACCCCTGACATTGAAAGATGGTTCAGAACGAAAGTTCATCAATGACGGTGATACGGTCGTCATGCGTGGCCATGCCGAAAAAGATGGCAAGCGGGTAGGTTTTGGTGAGGTGAGAACTAAGGTGTTACCCGCAAAATAGAATGGAAAGCATTAAAACCGTTACGCCGAAAGACCTGTCGCAACCTGATTTGCACAGCATTTTACTGAGTGCCGTGGCACCGCGCCCTATATGCTTTGCGAGCACTATTGACAAAAAGGGAAATGTGAATTTGAGCCCGTTCAGTTTTTTCAACGTCTTTAGCTCGAATCCGCCCCTGATGATCTTTTCACCGGCCCGAAGCGGCCGTGACAACAGCACAAAGCATTCATACCAGAATGTGAAAGAGGTGCCCGAAGTGGTCATCAACATCGTGAACCACCCGATGGTCGAACAAATGTCGCTGGCCAGTACCGCTTATGAAAAGGGCACCAATGAGTTTATCAAGGCGGGCTTTGCCCAAGTGCCCAGTGAGAAGGTCGGGCCCCCACGGGTAGGCGAGGCACCTGTCTCATTCGAATGCAAGGTCACCAAGATCATTGAATTGGCCGAACTGCCTGGAGCTGGTAACCTCATTTTTGCCGAAGTGGTGCTCATACATATCAACGAGAAATACCTTGATGAACAGGGAGGTCTAGATACCACAAAACTCGATTTGGTGGGCCGTATGGGCGGTAGCTGGTACACCCGTTCGAGCGGTGATTCCTTATTCGAAATTCCGAAACCCATTCGAACCAAGGGCATTGGGGTAGATCAATTACCAGAAGGAATTCGCGAAAGCGAAATATTGACGGGCAATAATCTGGGCAGATTGGGCAATGTGGAGAAGCTTCCGACCGAAACGGAAATAGAAAATGCCGCTACCCTATCTGCTGCCAAAGGGGCGTCCACGAAACGAGAACTTCATCAGGTCGCCAAAGAACAATTGGAAGCCGGCGAAACCGAATTGGCGCTGGCCGTATTGCTATATGCCGAAAAAATCGATTGATGGAAAAGGGAATCGAATCCATTTTTAAACCCTATCTAGAACCCAAGGAGATTTATAAGGGCGGGAAAAACCTGCCTGAAAATCCCACCCAGAAGATTTATAAACTGTCTTCGAACGAAAATCCCTTGGGGCAATCGCCCAAGGCAACGGAAGCATTATTAAAAGCTGCCCAAAATTTGGCCCTTTATCCCGATCAGACCGATATACGCCTGCGGAAAGCCTTGGTCGATCATTTTGGTGGGCAACTGACCGTCGATCAATTTATTTGCGGCAATAGCGGTTCTGAAATCATCGATATGGTTTTACGGGCCTTTATCAACGAGGGTGACGAGGTGATTTTTTCGAACCCCTGTTTTTTGCCCTATTCGGTGTTTTCTCGATGGTACGGAGCCAAACAGATCGATATTCGATTAAAAGACCCTGATTATTCTTTGGATGTGGAGGGTATCTTGAGCGCCATTACCAAACGCACGAAAATCATCTTTCTGACGAGTCCGAACAACCCGACGGGCACCTACATTCAAAAAACCGTTCTAGAGGATTTCTTGGCAAGGATTCCCAAAAATGTTCTTGTGGTGTATGATGAGGTGTACCGGCACTTTGCAGATGCAGATGATTATGTAACCGCATTGCCCTATGTACTACAGGGCCATAATATTGTCGCACTCAACAGTTTCTCAAAGACCTATGGCTTGGCAGGGCAACGTATAGGGTACTGCTATACCACCCTGAAAATTGCAAATTACA is a window from the Muricauda sp. SCSIO 65647 genome containing:
- a CDS encoding homogentisate 1,2-dioxygenase, with product MPIYHKLGKIPQKRHIQFEKPEGGLYYEQLFGTIGFDGMSSLLYHIHRPTQVKEVEKPLDVNPKIAVAKNITSRKLIGFDIKPKDDFLEAREPLLVNSDVHVGLAAPKKSLTEYFYKNADADEMLFVHKGSGTLKTFLGNIPFEYGDYLIIPRGMIYQIEFDSEDNRILYAESFHPIYTPKRYRNWFGQLLEHSPFCERDYKLPQDLEVHDEKGAFLMKIKKQGMLHSLVYATHPFDVVGWDGYNFPYGFSIHNFEPITGRVHQPPPVHQTFETGAFVVCSFCPRLYDYHPKAIPAPYNHSNIDSDEVLYYVDGDFMSRTGIGPGYISLHPAGIPHGPHPGTYEASIGKKGTEELAVMIDTFKPLQLTENAMKIDDGKYYSSWLE
- the fahA gene encoding fumarylacetoacetase, translating into MIINIPENSDFSIHNIPFGIFSTKDRSPRAGVAVGDHILDLAATAELDVFDFNTAVFERKDLNDFIFLGKEITSKVRKDIQHWLQDDASPLAGKPELFVKRSEARMHMPVCVGDYTDFYSSIEHATNVGKMFRDPENALLPNWKHIPVGYHGRASSIIISDQPIYRPKGQTLPKDSNTPVFGPSQRLDFELEMGFVVGKKTTLGESVSTAEAEDYIFGLVLFNDWSARDIQKWEYVPLGPFLAKNFASSISPWIVTLDALEPFKVEGPEQKPEVLPYLQYEGKKNYDIDLEVALAPENGEAETICRSNFKYMYWNMAQQLAHHTVNGCNVHVGDMMASGTISGKGEDSYGSMLELAWMGTKPLTLKDGSERKFINDGDTVVMRGHAEKDGKRVGFGEVRTKVLPAK
- a CDS encoding flavin reductase family protein — protein: MESIKTVTPKDLSQPDLHSILLSAVAPRPICFASTIDKKGNVNLSPFSFFNVFSSNPPLMIFSPARSGRDNSTKHSYQNVKEVPEVVINIVNHPMVEQMSLASTAYEKGTNEFIKAGFAQVPSEKVGPPRVGEAPVSFECKVTKIIELAELPGAGNLIFAEVVLIHINEKYLDEQGGLDTTKLDLVGRMGGSWYTRSSGDSLFEIPKPIRTKGIGVDQLPEGIRESEILTGNNLGRLGNVEKLPTETEIENAATLSAAKGASTKRELHQVAKEQLEAGETELALAVLLYAEKID
- a CDS encoding histidinol-phosphate transaminase; the protein is MEKGIESIFKPYLEPKEIYKGGKNLPENPTQKIYKLSSNENPLGQSPKATEALLKAAQNLALYPDQTDIRLRKALVDHFGGQLTVDQFICGNSGSEIIDMVLRAFINEGDEVIFSNPCFLPYSVFSRWYGAKQIDIRLKDPDYSLDVEGILSAITKRTKIIFLTSPNNPTGTYIQKTVLEDFLARIPKNVLVVYDEVYRHFADADDYVTALPYVLQGHNIVALNSFSKTYGLAGQRIGYCYTTLKIANYIRQIHKPFLLPLTSIEAAIGALNDHGFVEETVKTVLRGRKFFAGEFDRLGIKYWPSQANFFIIDPPIPEMKFTDALMDEGVMVRPVSQFGALGKVRITVGDQEANEALVSALKKM